One Anaerolineae bacterium genomic window, ATATAGGTATTGTGCTGCATCCTCTGGTTCCGAACATTAGAAAAATTTACGTGGAGATAACTACCAGGTGCAATCTCAATTGCCGCACCTGTGTCCGCAACTTATGGACTGATCCGACGGAGGATATGGACCCAGCTACTTTTGAACGCCTGGTAACTCAACTTAAAGATTTGCCCGAGCTTAGCGAAGTTTTCTTCGGAGGATATGGGGAGCCCCTTTCCCATCCCCAGTTCCTTGAGTTTGTAGCGGCTCTAAAAGAGCTCAAGCTCAGGGTGGGCGTAAGCACTAACGGGACTCTCCTGGATGAAGCTATGGCTGAGGGTTTAGTGCGCCTCGGAGTGGATTCCATCATGGTCTCCATTGATGGAGTGAACCCGGAAACTTTCGCTGACATAAGGCAGGGGGCAGAACTTAAAGCTGTGCTGGATAACATTTCCAGGCTCAATGCCGTAAAAGAGAAAATGCGCTCCCCCCTCCCACGGATAGGGATTGAATTTGTTGCTCTCAAAAGCAACGCAGCTGAGCTTCCGCTCCTTCCAGGGCTGGCCCGTAGGCTTGGCGTTGCCAGGGTACTCGTAACCCATCTCCTTCCTCATACTCCCGAAATGGCGGCTGAGATCCTATATGACCGAAATGAAATTCCCCCCTTTCCCTCATTTCCAGGGTGGCCTTTCAGAAGCGGGGACTGGCTCCTCTGGGGAGTGATGGAATTGCCCAGGATGAGCTGGGGGGCTGAAAGGCGTTGCCGTTTCATGGCCTCCAGTGCCCTGGTGGTAGGCTGGGATGGAAGTGTGAGCCCATGCTATGCGCTCTCTCACTCTTACCCTTACTATATCTTCGGAAGGCGTAAGGAAGTAAAACGCTATACCTTCGGGAACATAAACCAGAAGCACCTGATTGAAATATGGACTTCTGAGGATTATGTCCGCTTCCGCGCTGAGGTCAAACGCTTCCATTTCCCCTCGTGTGTGGATTGTTACCTAAGGGACACCTGTGATATAACAGCTTCCAACAACGGGTGTTGGGGCTGGTCTCCCTCCTGCGCCGATTGCCTCTGGGCTCAGGATATAATCCGTTGCCCGTAAAAGGTGTGGGGATAATTTTCCCTTTAAACCAGAAACTGGGCGAAGGAGACGCTCTCTGCCCGATGATGATTTATTGGCGTAAGACCTCAAAAAAGTTGCTATGAACGTTAATTTCCGTTAAAATTTTGAAAGCTGAAGTTGTTTTGCAAAGAGGAAGGCTCATGGAAAAGGGTGAAAGGCTTGGGAAGATAGAGATAACGCCTGAGGCTTTGATAGAGTTCATCTCCCTCACAGCCCTGGAATGTTACGGCATTGTCGGCCTGGTGAGAAAAACCCCGTGGTCTGGAAGTTACCTTCATCCGGGAGTAGAGATAAGCTGGGCTGGGCCAGAACTAATCGTTAACCTTTATGTAATCATGGAATATGGGGTTCGTATAACTGAGGTTGCCCACAACCTCAAAGAAAGGGTAAAATACGCCGTAGAGAAAAACCTGGGGATACCCGTCGCTCAGGTCAATGTGTACGTTCAAGACCTCAGAATAGACATTTAACAATCGGGAGGTTCTGGAGGTGAACGGGGTAGAAAACCTGGCCTGGGATGGTATAACTCTTAAGAACATGTTCAAAACAGCTACTGCGTGGCTTGAGCGCCACGTTAATTTTATAAATGCCCTTAACGTTTACCCTGTCCCTGATGGTGATACCGGAACCAATATGTTTTTAACGATGCAGGCCTGTGTGAGGGAGATCGAAGGGGTAAGGGAGAACTCCGCCTGGATGGTGGCCCAAAAAGCTGCTTATGGAGCTCTGATGGGGGCCAGAGGTAACTCTGGCGTTATTCTCTCCCAGATATGGAGGGGATTTGCCAAAGCTCTTGACAAAAAAGATGTTATAAAGGTGCAGGATTTGGCTGAAGCTTTGAGCGAAGCTTCTGCTACAGCTTACAAGGGCGTTATAAAGCCTGTGGAAGGCACTATCCTTACCGTCATAAGAGAAATAGCCGAGACCATGCAAGCCATCAAGCACCAGACGGATGACCTTAAAGTTGCTCTGGAGCATTTAGTGGAAGCAGCAAAGGCAGCGGTGGCTAAAACTCCTTCTCTCCTCCCCATTTTGAGGGAGGCAGGAGTAGTGGATGCTGGAGGGCAAGGACTGTTGGTCATAATGGAGGGTTTTTTAAAATACCTGCGAGGTGAAAAATTGGAAGAAAAAATTGTTCCTGAAAGGGCCGAAATAAGAGCTGAAGTTCTGGAAGGCGAATATGGTTATGACGTCCAGTTCATAATAAAGGGCCAGAATCTGGACGTGGAAGAAATAAGGAGAACCCTTTCCACCATGGGCGATTCCGTCCTGGTAGTTGGGGACTCTACCACGGTAAAGGTGCACCTCCATACCAACGAACCGGGTACTCCCCTGAATTATGGCATAAAGTGGGGTGCGTTGGTGGACATTGTAGTTGAAAACATGCAGGAACAAT contains:
- a CDS encoding tungsten cofactor oxidoreductase radical SAM maturase translates to MLKLFPSPRGGLEIPQELRRRYGLENGTGFLAEVTDIGIVLHPLVPNIRKIYVEITTRCNLNCRTCVRNLWTDPTEDMDPATFERLVTQLKDLPELSEVFFGGYGEPLSHPQFLEFVAALKELKLRVGVSTNGTLLDEAMAEGLVRLGVDSIMVSIDGVNPETFADIRQGAELKAVLDNISRLNAVKEKMRSPLPRIGIEFVALKSNAAELPLLPGLARRLGVARVLVTHLLPHTPEMAAEILYDRNEIPPFPSFPGWPFRSGDWLLWGVMELPRMSWGAERRCRFMASSALVVGWDGSVSPCYALSHSYPYYIFGRRKEVKRYTFGNINQKHLIEIWTSEDYVRFRAEVKRFHFPSCVDCYLRDTCDITASNNGCWGWSPSCADCLWAQDIIRCP
- a CDS encoding Asp23/Gls24 family envelope stress response protein — translated: MKAEVVLQRGRLMEKGERLGKIEITPEALIEFISLTALECYGIVGLVRKTPWSGSYLHPGVEISWAGPELIVNLYVIMEYGVRITEVAHNLKERVKYAVEKNLGIPVAQVNVYVQDLRIDI
- a CDS encoding DAK2 domain-containing protein, with translation MNGVENLAWDGITLKNMFKTATAWLERHVNFINALNVYPVPDGDTGTNMFLTMQACVREIEGVRENSAWMVAQKAAYGALMGARGNSGVILSQIWRGFAKALDKKDVIKVQDLAEALSEASATAYKGVIKPVEGTILTVIREIAETMQAIKHQTDDLKVALEHLVEAAKAAVAKTPSLLPILREAGVVDAGGQGLLVIMEGFLKYLRGEKLEEKIVPERAEIRAEVLEGEYGYDVQFIIKGQNLDVEEIRRTLSTMGDSVLVVGDSTTVKVHLHTNEPGTPLNYGIKWGALVDIVVENMQEQYREFIVSREAQPAPPRPVKRIAVVAVVPGKGLAEVFKSLSTDAIVSGGQTMNPSIEEILQALNSLEAEEIIVLPNNPNVILTAQQAAELSSKKVKVIPSRSIPQGISALLSFNPELTLEENAEAMAEAMKYVRTGEVTTAIRSSQVEGIRVSEGQFIGLLDGKLSAAGETPEETVFELLEKMEVQKGEVLTLYYGADVREEEACALANRIREAFPHLNVETIWGGQPYYHYIISLE